A stretch of DNA from Natrinema halophilum:
CAGCGACGCCAGGAGGATAACGAATGGTGGGAACGGATTCGCTAGCGACTCTGTATGCGGCGACTGGACAGCGCGCTTTGGGCGCCGTTTCACCGAGTACGCCACAGGGACATTCGACGGCGGCCGTTCGAGATTGGTGCGCCCAGTGGTTCGCACGCCCTGTGAACTGAGCGCTGACGGGCTCTTCTTAGAATGTCTCTTCGATGATCTCGCCGACGGCGAAGTTCGACTTGACTTCGGTGACCTCGATTTTGACGCGTTCGCCGACGTCGGCGCCGGGGACGATGATAACGTAACCTCGTTCGACGCGTGCGATGCCGTCTCCCTGTTTGCCGATATCCTCGATCTCGACGTAGCGCGTTTCGCCGACGTCGACAGGTGGTTGCGGTTCGGACGGCGGAGTCTGGGGTTGGGTGGTGACCGAACTGTCGTCGCCACCAACCCCCTCCTCGCGCGAGATCAATGCGACGCGGTAGACCTCCCCAGGGTCGATGTCTCCGGTTTCGACCTCCTGTTTCGGTACTTCGATGATGTATCGATCCTCCTCTTCCGAAACGTCCGTACTGAACAGACACAGCAATTTTTCAGATATTTCCACAGGTAGACCCTCTATTTCACCTCTGATCCCCATCCATAATAGAACTACCGACACCAAACCGTCAATTGATGGCCGAATCGTCCCGATCGCGACTACCGCGATGAACGATCGTCGATCGTGAGACCCCAGTACCGTCGACCGTTTGTAACCGGGTCACAACGCAGGAGTCGGCCTTAGTCGGCGCGTTCGAGCGCTCGAGCCGTCATGAACCGTGAGAGGTCGAAGGTTGTCCCGAGCGACGCTTCCTGGACCGATTCGTACGGGCGGTTGACGATGATATCGCCCGCTGTACTGTCGCCGACGCCGGGAATGGCGGTGAGTTCGTCCATCGATGCCGCGTTGATGTCGAGCGGGTAGGGAACGCCGGTTACGGACCGATACCCGTGATCGACGACCGCGACGTCGACGGTTCGCCCGAGGGTGCGCTCACCCGGAATCCCGACCAGCAACGGGTACGTGCCGAGTTGGCGGCCGAAGGTCTTCCCGTCCTGGTGATATTCGAGGTGAACGTTCGGTAGAACGGTGCCTGTTGGCGCGACGCGCTCGAGCATCGGGTTGTCGATCTCCTCGCGAACCTGCCGTTTGTACCGTTTGAAAAGCTTCTTGTGGTCGTTTGCGATCTCCGCACCGGTGTCTGACATGTCGGTGCCGTCGAAGGCCATTACCTGCCGAATGTTGATGCGCCGGAGCATGTAGCCCTCGTCGTAGACGCGCTGCAGGAACTCGCGGTTGAGTCGATATGTCTCCTCGCGTTCGCCTTTGAGGCCGTGGAGCAGGTTGATGCCGGGCAGCAGTTTCGGTAGTCGTCGGGGACCGCCCCCGCCGACTGTCCGAGCGTCTTCGGACGCTTCTCCGCAGTTCTTTCCCGCGTTCTCGCCGGGTCTCCATCCCGCTTCCTCGTTGACGACCTTCACCGCTTCGAAACATTCCTCGGCGGTGACGTTCAGGTTGTTTTCCTCCTGGACGACCGGGTCCGCCGATTCGAGGCCGAACGCTGCCGTATCGCCTGGCGTGTTGTGTTCGGCGATAATCCGAATGCCCTCCCGGCTCGCTTCGGGCCACTCGACGATCGTGATCGGGTTCATGTTATCGAGGTGCAACGTCTCGAGATCAGGGGCGACCTCACGTATTCCACCGTACAGTTGGCGAAGAGCGTCGGGATTGGGTGCTTCGCCGTCGCCGCCGTAGGCGAGGATATCAGCCTGCCGGCCGATTCGGAAGTGTCTGACGCCGTGGTCGGCCAGCGCGTCGACTTCGCCGACGACGGTCGGCGGTGGCCGGAACGTCGGGTTCCCGTAGAGCGGTTCCGTACAGAACGAACATCGGTACGCACAGCCCCGCGAGGTCTCGAGTTCGGCGATGAGGTGGTCCGGGTGATTGGGATGTGCTTCGACCACGAATGCGCCTTGTCTGGCCCAACGCGATACTTCGTCGACGTCTCGCATCCGATCGTTGAACCCTTCGAGGCCGCTCTCGACGAGGTCGTAGACGGCGGCCTCTACGTCGCCCTTGGCGACGAAGTCGAAGTCCAGATCCTGCCGTTCGGTCTCGGTCGCGCCCGCGTTTTCGTCGCCGACGCCGAACTTGACGGGGCCGCCCATCAGACTCGTCCCAGTGGCAGTCCAGGCGAGTTTCCGAACTTCGTCCGGTTCGGCCGGCGTGCCGCCGACGTACTTTCCCGGAACGGTCATTCCGCCGAGGTAGACCAAGAGGTCCGCCTCGTCGACGTCCTGCCATCTGTCCGGTTCGTCGCGTAGGCCGTCGATCGTGTGATAGGTGATCAACTCGCGCGGGACGCCCGCGTCGACGAGCGCACCCGCTGCGTATCGCGGATACGTCGAGATGTACGGCGGCACCCCGAAGTGTGCTGGTTCGTCGACGTAGCCGTCGACGATCGTCACCGACAGCGTCTCGGGGTCGATCATAGCGTTCGATAGCCCCTCGATGGGTAAAACGATGACTACACGTACCGCTCCGATTCGCTGGGCTCGGAATCCAACGATCGGTCCGGTCCTGATTTCCGAGTTCTGTTATTGATGTCATAGCTGATACGATTGCTGACGAGACAATTGGGCGAGATGACACGCCGGTAGTACAGTAGTCGTTGAAACGGGTTACTCATCGCCCGCCATCCGGCGGCCAGCGAGCATCCGCTGACCGGGGATTCGCTACCGGGGTGTGGAATGACTATCAACGTCTACTACGACCTGTGGTGCCGCAACCCCGACGTTGATAGTCGTCGTGCTGTTACTGTCGTCTATGCCACGAACGGAGGAAATCGTCTGTACCGATGAAGACTGTTATCTCGATATGTTCGAGAACCACTACACCTACGACGTGCCGAGTGACTCCGACATTTCGGACCTTGCGTGTCCAGTTTGTGGCGGCACCGACTGTCTCGAGCAGATCGAACTCTGATCGGTGAATTCGGTTCCGAACGGGCTGCTCCGATCGACTGCGACGGGCTAGAACTCGTCAGACATTTCTTTTGTTTCCATCAAAAGGGATATCAATGCGGCTGTCATAGCCATTCGTACAGTCGCCTCTCCCATGTACCGCCAACCCCTTCTCTCGGTCCCTCCGACCGCTGTCAGTGATGGACGCCCCGATCGAGGTGACGGGCCATGACGCTCAAAGACCTCGGGAAATCGGTCGGCAGTGCGTTGTATCGGCAGGTCGGCCGCGCGAACGGTCGCGTCCAGAATCACCGATCGCTTCCCGTCGACATCCTGGAAAACGACACCGCCTATCGAGTCGTTTTCGATGCGCCGGGGGCAGAACCGGACGACGTTCAGGTCCGCTATCTCGAGGGCAACGTCAAGATCCGAGTCGACCGATTCAGGCAATTCCACGAAGGGTACGAGATGCGTTTTCCCGGACGCGGAATGGATCTAAACGGCGAAGCCGAGTTACCATCCGACGCGGTCGTCGATGCGGATGCCGGAACAGCGAGGCTATCCGAAACAGGAACGCTGAGCGTCGTCATTCCGAAGGATTCGGCGATCGATGACGTCGACGAAGCGGACGGCACAGCCGACTTCGAAGATCCCAGCGAGGCGGACGAAACGACCGACCTCGAAAGACCTGGCGAAGCCGTCACCGATTCGGACTCGAACACCGAATCGGAACCGGTCACCATCGACGACTGATTCAGTTCGGATCGAGCGCCAGTCCCTCCAGGACGTCGAATCCCTCGTCACCGTCGAATCGGGTCGGGTCGAAAGCGCCGATCCCTGCCCCTCCGAGCATTTCTTCTGCGAGGCGCCGTCCGATGGCCGGTGCGCGCATGAAGCCGTGACCCTGGAACCCGGTCGCCACGTACAGCCCGTCACGAACGTCACCGACCAGCGGATCACGATCGGGTGTCGCGGTACAGAGACCGGCCCACGCGCGATCGAACCCGCGTTTTCCGGTGTCGTCGATCGCCGGAACGCGGTGAGCGACCCGCTCTCCGAGATCCGTTGCAAACGTCGAGTCGGCGTCGCGGTCGTAGGCATCCGGATCGGCTTCTCGGTTTTCCGTGCCGTCGCCAGCGAGAAGGCCGTCTGCGTGCGGTCGCAGGTAGAAGCCGCCGGTCGCGTCGTAACACATCGGCTCGGCGAAATCCGCGCCCGCGACGAGAGCCTGGACGCGGTAGGGTTTCATCGCCAGGGAGACGCCCGCGTCCGCGAGCAGGTTCGCCGTTCGGGCGCCGGCGGCTACCAGCACCGCATCGAACTCGCGGGCGTCGCCGTCGGTACGGATCACCCGCGCGGGATCGACTCGAACCTCGACCGGCGTCTCGGTCTCGAGGGTGGCTCCGGAATCGGCCGCCGTGGTCGCGAGAGAGACCGCGTACTCGGTCGGATCGGCGTACCCCGATGCGCCCGCGACCCCCGCGACTTCGATATCTTCGGTTCGCAGCGCGGGAAATCGGTCGGCGAGCGCGTCGCCGTCCATCTCGAGAGCGACGACCCCGTTGTCCTGCATACGTCGGACCTGTTCTCGAATGGCGTCGGCCCGTTCCGTGTCTCCATCGCGAGCGAACCAGACGTACGGACATTCGACGAACGGGAAGGTGTCGTCGCCCGACAGCGCACGGAATCGCTCGATCGATTCGCTCGCGATTGCAGCGTCGAGACCGCCTGCAAAGGCGTCGTAACAGATACCCGCTGCTCGCCCGGTTGCGCCGCTCGCCACATCGCCGCGGTCGTAAAGCGTGACGTTTGCACCTTCGCGGGTAAGGTCGTACGCTACTGTCGCGCCGACCGCGCCTGCACCGACGATTGCGATTTCGAGGTCTGCGCCCCGCTGGGCGAGCGCGTCTGAGCCGACGGTCGATTCTGTCCGGCCCGAACCGGTCATGGCTTGCCACCCACCGGACGGGATCGGTCGAAATGCGTCGAAACACGACCGCCGGTTGATTTCTCGCGTTCGGGGTCGGCGTTCATAGAACCCATTGTGAGAGCGACCCACTTACGTCTGGGTGGTCGGTACGCGGGTCTTCCACATCGCGATCCGAGCCGTGGGACTTGCTACTCGGTCGAATACGAAAACCCGAGAGGCGCGCGTGTGAAAACGAGAGACGACGAGAGACCAGCGATGACGGGAGACCAGCGATGACGGGAGACCAGCGATGACGGGAGACCAGCGATGACGGGAGACCAGCGACGACGAGAGACCAGCGACGACGAGAGACCAGCGACGACGAGAGACCAGCGACGACGGGAGGCCAGCGATGACGGGAGACTAGCCCGAAGGGCCCGCTCAAGTGACGTACAGCGAGTACGCGATCACGATAAACCCGGCGAGGACCAGCAAGCTTTCGAGCAAGACGCCTCTCATAAGCGGGACGGAAAGCAGTTCGTACAGCATGCCGGCCAGTACGAGCCCGAGCGTCACGAGGCCGAAACCGAGCGCGAGATACCCCAGTGCCGGCTGTCGCGTTCGCCGATATGCCTTGTACGCGAAGAAGGTGATGATGCCGCCGACGGTGAGGACGAGCGTTTTGACGATCGCAAGCGCGATCGCGGTCGGCATAGCCGCGGCGTAGAACGACATGTCTGTTCTCACTCCGATATTCAAGACCTGTACCAAGAACCTTGCCGTTCCTGAAAGCCGTGGTCCGTGCCAGCCACTCCCACAGTCCGGCGTCGATCAACCCGGTCAGTGTCGCGAACCGTTTTGGTCGTGGCGACCGGAGACGAATTCGATGACTCGACTTGTCGAACTCGATGCGACGGGACCGCGAAAACTCGAGGCGTCCGATATCGACGACGTGAATGGCGACATCGCAGTCTGCCGGTGTGGGCTCTCGAACTCGTTTCCCTTTTGCGACGGGAGCCATCGGCAGACCCGCGACGAAGACGACGAAACGACCTACGTCTACGAGGAGGGACGGCGATGTGAAGTCGAG
This window harbors:
- a CDS encoding DUF7521 family protein; the encoded protein is MSFYAAAMPTAIALAIVKTLVLTVGGIITFFAYKAYRRTRQPALGYLALGFGLVTLGLVLAGMLYELLSVPLMRGVLLESLLVLAGFIVIAYSLYVT
- a CDS encoding Hsp20/alpha crystallin family protein, whose translation is MTLKDLGKSVGSALYRQVGRANGRVQNHRSLPVDILENDTAYRVVFDAPGAEPDDVQVRYLEGNVKIRVDRFRQFHEGYEMRFPGRGMDLNGEAELPSDAVVDADAGTARLSETGTLSVVIPKDSAIDDVDEADGTADFEDPSEADETTDLERPGEAVTDSDSNTESEPVTIDD
- a CDS encoding radical SAM protein, with translation MIDPETLSVTIVDGYVDEPAHFGVPPYISTYPRYAAGALVDAGVPRELITYHTIDGLRDEPDRWQDVDEADLLVYLGGMTVPGKYVGGTPAEPDEVRKLAWTATGTSLMGGPVKFGVGDENAGATETERQDLDFDFVAKGDVEAAVYDLVESGLEGFNDRMRDVDEVSRWARQGAFVVEAHPNHPDHLIAELETSRGCAYRCSFCTEPLYGNPTFRPPPTVVGEVDALADHGVRHFRIGRQADILAYGGDGEAPNPDALRQLYGGIREVAPDLETLHLDNMNPITIVEWPEASREGIRIIAEHNTPGDTAAFGLESADPVVQEENNLNVTAEECFEAVKVVNEEAGWRPGENAGKNCGEASEDARTVGGGGPRRLPKLLPGINLLHGLKGEREETYRLNREFLQRVYDEGYMLRRINIRQVMAFDGTDMSDTGAEIANDHKKLFKRYKRQVREEIDNPMLERVAPTGTVLPNVHLEYHQDGKTFGRQLGTYPLLVGIPGERTLGRTVDVAVVDHGYRSVTGVPYPLDINAASMDELTAIPGVGDSTAGDIIVNRPYESVQEASLGTTFDLSRFMTARALERAD
- a CDS encoding DUF7559 family protein, yielding MPRTEEIVCTDEDCYLDMFENHYTYDVPSDSDISDLACPVCGGTDCLEQIEL
- a CDS encoding TRAM domain-containing protein is translated as MEISEKLLCLFSTDVSEEEDRYIIEVPKQEVETGDIDPGEVYRVALISREEGVGGDDSSVTTQPQTPPSEPQPPVDVGETRYVEIEDIGKQGDGIARVERGYVIIVPGADVGERVKIEVTEVKSNFAVGEIIEETF
- a CDS encoding CDGSH iron-sulfur domain-containing protein, with the protein product MTRLVELDATGPRKLEASDIDDVNGDIAVCRCGLSNSFPFCDGSHRQTRDEDDETTYVYEEGRRCEVERVVTTDDGGDA
- a CDS encoding NAD(P)/FAD-dependent oxidoreductase; the encoded protein is MTGSGRTESTVGSDALAQRGADLEIAIVGAGAVGATVAYDLTREGANVTLYDRGDVASGATGRAAGICYDAFAGGLDAAIASESIERFRALSGDDTFPFVECPYVWFARDGDTERADAIREQVRRMQDNGVVALEMDGDALADRFPALRTEDIEVAGVAGASGYADPTEYAVSLATTAADSGATLETETPVEVRVDPARVIRTDGDAREFDAVLVAAGARTANLLADAGVSLAMKPYRVQALVAGADFAEPMCYDATGGFYLRPHADGLLAGDGTENREADPDAYDRDADSTFATDLGERVAHRVPAIDDTGKRGFDRAWAGLCTATPDRDPLVGDVRDGLYVATGFQGHGFMRAPAIGRRLAEEMLGGAGIGAFDPTRFDGDEGFDVLEGLALDPN